A region from the Geobacillus vulcani PSS1 genome encodes:
- a CDS encoding ACT domain-containing protein — protein MEKKFYLVREDVLPEAMKKVVLAKQLLERKKAASVAEAAQLANISRGVFYKYRDAIFPFQAVTKENIITLFFHLEDRSGTLSQLLGVVAAAGCNVLTIHQTIPLQGRANVTLSVSTNDMNEEIDELLAKLKQLEFVEKVEIVGSGVY, from the coding sequence TTGGAAAAAAAATTTTATTTGGTGCGCGAAGACGTTCTGCCGGAAGCCATGAAGAAAGTCGTGCTCGCCAAACAGCTGCTTGAGCGGAAAAAAGCCGCCTCGGTCGCCGAGGCGGCGCAGCTCGCCAACATCAGCCGCGGCGTGTTTTACAAATACCGCGACGCCATTTTTCCGTTCCAAGCGGTGACGAAAGAAAACATCATCACGCTCTTTTTCCATTTAGAAGACCGCTCCGGAACGTTGTCGCAGTTGCTTGGTGTTGTAGCAGCAGCCGGCTGCAACGTGCTGACCATTCATCAGACGATTCCGCTTCAAGGGCGGGCGAACGTGACGTTGTCGGTCAGCACAAACGATATGAACGAGGAGATTGATGAGCTCCTTGCCAAGCTCAAACAGCTTGAATTTGTCGAAAAAGTAGAAATTGTCGGTTCAGGAGTGTATTAA
- the pheA gene encoding prephenate dehydratase, which translates to MKIGYLGPKATFTEAAAALLFPSQPREPYDTIPDCMDAAAVGEIEAAVVPLENALEGSVNLTLDYLIHEQPLPIIGEIVVPIEQHLMVHPYFTPHWREVKEVYSHSHAIAQCRKFLHTVLKGAKQVPMTSTSAAAKFVSEHPHLPVAAIANRLAADEYGLAIVQENIHDYDYNHTRFIVVSRRKEPLSPDSPLYAGDKTTVVVMLPQDRPGALHQVLSAFAWRRLNLTKIESRPAKTGLGNYFFIIDIDAPMDDVLIPGAIAEIEALGCTVQLLGSYPYYFA; encoded by the coding sequence ATGAAAATCGGTTATCTAGGACCGAAGGCGACGTTCACCGAAGCGGCGGCTGCTCTCCTTTTTCCGTCGCAGCCGCGGGAGCCGTATGACACGATTCCCGACTGCATGGATGCCGCGGCGGTCGGGGAGATCGAAGCAGCCGTGGTGCCGCTCGAGAATGCCTTGGAAGGATCGGTTAATTTGACACTCGACTATTTAATTCATGAACAGCCGTTGCCGATCATCGGTGAAATCGTCGTACCGATCGAACAACATTTGATGGTGCACCCGTATTTCACCCCGCATTGGCGCGAAGTGAAAGAAGTGTACTCTCACTCACATGCCATCGCCCAATGCCGCAAGTTTTTGCATACCGTGCTGAAAGGGGCGAAGCAAGTGCCGATGACATCAACGAGCGCTGCCGCGAAGTTCGTCAGCGAACATCCGCACTTGCCGGTGGCGGCGATTGCCAATCGACTGGCGGCGGATGAGTATGGATTGGCGATCGTGCAGGAAAACATTCACGATTATGATTACAACCACACGCGCTTTATCGTTGTCAGCCGGCGCAAAGAGCCGCTTTCGCCTGATTCGCCCCTCTACGCCGGGGACAAGACGACCGTCGTCGTGATGCTGCCGCAAGACCGTCCGGGCGCGCTTCATCAAGTATTGTCGGCGTTTGCTTGGCGGCGGCTCAACTTGACGAAAATTGAATCGCGCCCAGCAAAAACGGGCCTTGGCAACTACTTTTTTATTATTGACATCGACGCGCCGATGGATGACGTCCTCATCCCGGGGGCGATCGCGGAAATTGAGGCGCTCGGCTGCACAGTGCAGCTGTTGGGCAGCTATCCATATTATTTTGCCTGA
- a CDS encoding transcription repressor NadR — protein MKEEKKILGERRRQLILKWLKESEAPLTGAELAAKTNVSRQVIVQDISLLKARNEPIIATSQGYLYLKPAEPAKTYTRTVACFHTPEQTKEELYLLVDCGVTVKDVKIEHPVYGDLTASIMVSNRLEVDQFIAKIEATKSSYLLQLTDGTHLHTLEADSPVKLDAACRALKQAGFLIEA, from the coding sequence ATGAAGGAGGAAAAAAAAATTTTAGGAGAAAGGCGGCGCCAGCTTATTTTGAAATGGTTGAAAGAAAGCGAAGCGCCGCTTACAGGGGCTGAGCTGGCAGCGAAAACGAATGTCAGCCGCCAAGTGATCGTCCAAGACATTTCACTGTTAAAGGCGCGCAACGAACCGATCATCGCCACAAGCCAAGGGTATTTGTATTTAAAGCCGGCCGAACCGGCCAAAACGTACACGCGAACGGTCGCCTGCTTCCATACGCCGGAACAGACGAAAGAAGAGTTGTATTTGCTCGTCGACTGCGGTGTGACGGTGAAAGACGTCAAAATCGAGCATCCGGTCTACGGCGATTTGACCGCCTCGATCATGGTGAGCAACCGCCTGGAAGTCGACCAATTCATCGCCAAAATCGAAGCGACAAAATCGTCGTATTTGTTGCAGCTGACAGACGGCACGCATTTGCATACGCTGGAAGCCGATTCACCAGTGAAGCTTGACGCCGCCTGCCGCGCCTTGAAACAAGCGGGCTTTCTCATCGAAGCGTAA
- a CDS encoding IscS subfamily cysteine desulfurase encodes MIYLDYAATTPMCQEAIAAYAEAASVYFGNESSLHDIGTKAKQLLALCRRELAAMINGEAEGIYFTSGGTEANVLAVRSLAAAYRHKGNHLITTEIEHASLHHLFKQLETEGYTVTYLPVDRFGRIRLADLERAITPQTILVSIQHANSEIGTIQPLADIGRLLRAHGILFHSDCVQTFAKIQLDVQAIGLDSLSVSAHKVYGPKGVGAVYINPRRCWKPVFPGATHESGFRPGTVNVPGIAAFITAAQRLHGRMADEQAHLERLRNRLLHTLAAKRLPVAVEGHPHFRLAHIVGLSVMGYEGQLVMLECNRAGIAISTGSACQVGLQAPSRTMLAVGKTPEEAKQFIRVSFGEATTETEIDQFVSTLERLISA; translated from the coding sequence ATGATTTATTTGGATTACGCGGCAACAACGCCAATGTGCCAAGAGGCGATCGCCGCTTACGCTGAAGCGGCTTCCGTTTACTTTGGCAACGAAAGCAGCCTGCATGACATCGGAACGAAAGCGAAACAACTGCTTGCCTTATGCCGGCGCGAACTCGCCGCCATGATCAACGGAGAAGCGGAAGGAATCTATTTCACAAGCGGCGGAACGGAAGCGAATGTTCTTGCGGTCCGTTCGCTGGCCGCCGCCTACCGGCATAAGGGAAACCACCTGATCACGACTGAAATCGAGCATGCCTCGCTCCATCATCTGTTCAAACAGTTGGAAACAGAAGGATATACGGTCACGTATTTGCCCGTTGACCGATTCGGGCGCATTCGGCTGGCCGATTTAGAACGCGCCATCACGCCGCAGACCATTCTCGTTTCCATTCAACATGCCAACTCAGAGATCGGCACGATTCAGCCGCTCGCCGACATCGGACGCCTCCTGCGGGCGCACGGCATCCTTTTTCATAGCGACTGCGTGCAAACTTTTGCTAAAATACAGCTAGATGTTCAAGCGATCGGGTTGGACAGCCTATCGGTCTCCGCACATAAAGTGTACGGCCCCAAAGGAGTCGGCGCCGTATACATCAACCCTCGCCGGTGTTGGAAGCCGGTGTTTCCGGGGGCAACGCATGAATCCGGTTTTCGTCCGGGGACAGTGAACGTTCCGGGGATCGCCGCCTTCATCACAGCCGCCCAACGTCTTCACGGGCGGATGGCGGACGAACAGGCGCACTTGGAACGGCTGCGGAATCGGCTGCTCCATACGCTTGCTGCCAAACGGTTGCCCGTGGCGGTGGAAGGGCATCCCCATTTCCGTCTTGCCCATATCGTCGGTTTGTCCGTCATGGGATACGAAGGGCAGTTGGTGATGCTTGAATGCAACCGCGCCGGCATCGCCATTTCCACCGGCAGCGCCTGCCAAGTCGGGCTGCAGGCGCCGTCGCGGACGATGCTCGCCGTCGGAAAAACACCGGAAGAAGCCAAGCAATTCATCCGCGTCTCGTTCGGTGAAGCGACGACCGAAACAGAGATTGACCAGTTCGTTTCCACATTGGAACGACTCATATCGGCGTGA
- the nadB gene encoding L-aspartate oxidase — protein sequence MSRQVKRKGRPRVKEGGVIIVGSGLAALTVADHLSQHEHVIIFTKKRRTDSNSWRAQGGVAAALAESDDWRAHFRDTMVAGCFHNDERMVERLVREGPRRLQEWINAGMAFDQDERGRLCFGLEGGHSCRRILHAGGDQTGKALVSFLLERLEGRVWMEEGEQVIDLLVEEGRCVGVKTKREDGSVSIWPASAVVLATGGCAGLYTVTSNAPTATGDGIAMAYRAGAAVADMEFIQFHPTMLVAGGKAVGLVSEAVRGEGAVLETEDGRPLMDGIHPLGDLAPRDVVARAIATEQDRGGRVYLNISRVSHFRRRFPTIAALCEAYGVDLEAGRLPVAPGAHFLMGGVVVNEWGQTTVPGLYAVGEAACTGVHGANRLASNSLLEAIVFGSRAACAIRRRAAWPKTMRQAAPSHPRRSFAPRLPGRALIREQLSTLVGIVRDGDRLRKAVDWLEQFSLPDWLDGDLERLSAEEIETGYMLLVGWLVASSALGRTESRGGHYRSDFPRERPEWRGRRLVRTKEEWARLGARR from the coding sequence ATGTCAAGACAGGTGAAAAGAAAGGGGCGTCCGAGAGTGAAGGAAGGTGGCGTCATTATTGTTGGGAGTGGGCTGGCTGCTTTAACGGTCGCCGATCATTTGTCGCAACATGAACATGTGATCATTTTCACGAAAAAGCGCCGCACCGACAGCAATTCATGGCGGGCGCAAGGAGGGGTGGCCGCGGCGCTGGCAGAGAGCGACGATTGGCGCGCTCATTTCCGCGATACGATGGTCGCCGGATGCTTTCATAATGATGAACGAATGGTCGAACGGCTCGTCCGTGAAGGGCCGAGGCGGCTGCAAGAATGGATCAACGCCGGCATGGCGTTTGATCAGGACGAACGCGGCCGGCTTTGTTTCGGCCTTGAAGGCGGGCATAGCTGCCGCCGGATTTTGCATGCCGGCGGCGATCAGACGGGCAAGGCGCTCGTTTCGTTTTTGCTTGAGCGGCTCGAGGGACGCGTATGGATGGAAGAAGGCGAGCAGGTGATCGATTTGCTTGTGGAAGAAGGGCGTTGCGTCGGGGTGAAAACAAAGCGGGAAGACGGTTCGGTCTCCATTTGGCCGGCGTCGGCCGTCGTGTTGGCGACCGGCGGATGCGCGGGATTGTACACGGTGACGTCCAACGCGCCGACGGCGACCGGCGACGGCATTGCCATGGCGTACCGCGCCGGCGCGGCGGTCGCGGATATGGAGTTTATCCAATTTCACCCGACGATGCTCGTTGCCGGCGGAAAAGCGGTCGGGCTCGTCTCGGAAGCGGTGCGCGGCGAAGGGGCGGTGCTTGAAACCGAAGACGGACGGCCGTTGATGGACGGCATCCATCCGCTTGGCGATCTTGCGCCGCGCGATGTGGTCGCCCGGGCGATTGCAACGGAGCAAGACCGGGGCGGCCGCGTCTATTTGAATATTTCCCGCGTGTCTCACTTCCGCCGCCGCTTTCCGACGATCGCCGCGCTATGTGAGGCCTATGGCGTCGACCTTGAAGCCGGCCGCCTTCCGGTTGCGCCGGGCGCCCATTTTTTAATGGGCGGCGTTGTCGTCAACGAGTGGGGGCAGACGACGGTGCCGGGCTTGTACGCCGTCGGGGAAGCGGCGTGCACCGGTGTGCACGGTGCCAATCGTCTTGCGAGCAACTCGCTGCTTGAAGCGATCGTCTTTGGATCCCGAGCGGCCTGCGCCATCCGCCGCCGTGCCGCGTGGCCGAAAACGATGCGGCAGGCGGCCCCGTCACATCCGCGCCGTTCGTTTGCGCCGCGGCTGCCCGGGCGGGCGTTGATTCGCGAACAGCTGTCAACGCTTGTTGGCATCGTCCGTGACGGCGATCGGCTTCGCAAAGCGGTCGACTGGTTGGAACAGTTTTCATTGCCGGATTGGCTGGATGGCGACCTTGAACGATTGTCAGCAGAGGAGATTGAAACAGGATATATGCTGCTAGTGGGCTGGCTTGTCGCCTCATCAGCGCTTGGGCGCACGGAAAGCCGCGGCGGTCATTACCGGAGCGATTTTCCGCGTGAACGCCCGGAGTGGCGGGGACGGCGCCTTGTGCGGACGAAAGAAGAGTGGGCCCGCCTTGGGGCTAGGCGGTAA
- the nadC gene encoding carboxylating nicotinate-nucleotide diphosphorylase: protein MNRLKLEQLLRQFFLEDIGDGDVTSEMIFPAHERASGMFMAKADGVVAGVGIIAAGYQLLDPRVEVTIMKQDGERVQAGETIAAVSGPVGPLLSGERVILNLLQRLSGIATVTRQAVDLIGQSHTRICDTRKTTPGLRMLEKYAVTCGGGYNHRFGLYDGVMIKDNHIAFCGSIARAVKMVRERLGHMVKIEVETETEDEVLEAVEAGADVIMFDNRTPDEVRAFVRLVPKPIITEASGGITLANVAAYGATGVDYISLGCLTHSAPALDLSFNLR from the coding sequence ATGAACCGGTTGAAGCTCGAACAACTGCTGCGACAGTTTTTTCTTGAAGATATTGGCGATGGCGATGTGACGAGCGAGATGATTTTTCCGGCTCATGAACGGGCATCAGGCATGTTTATGGCCAAAGCGGACGGGGTGGTGGCCGGCGTCGGCATTATTGCGGCGGGCTATCAGTTGCTGGATCCACGCGTCGAAGTAACCATCATGAAACAGGACGGCGAACGGGTCCAAGCGGGTGAAACGATCGCCGCCGTGTCCGGGCCGGTCGGGCCGCTGTTGTCCGGCGAGCGCGTCATTCTAAACTTGCTGCAGCGGTTAAGCGGCATTGCCACCGTGACGCGGCAGGCCGTTGACTTGATTGGCCAAAGCCACACGCGCATTTGTGACACAAGGAAAACGACGCCGGGGCTGCGCATGCTTGAAAAATATGCCGTCACATGCGGCGGCGGCTACAACCACCGCTTCGGCCTGTACGACGGCGTCATGATTAAAGATAATCATATCGCCTTTTGTGGATCGATTGCCCGCGCTGTCAAAATGGTGCGGGAGCGCCTTGGACATATGGTGAAAATCGAGGTGGAGACGGAAACGGAAGACGAAGTGCTCGAGGCGGTCGAAGCCGGGGCGGACGTCATTATGTTTGACAACCGGACGCCGGATGAAGTGCGGGCGTTCGTCCGGCTTGTGCCGAAGCCGATCATCACGGAAGCATCGGGGGGAATTACGCTCGCGAATGTGGCGGCGTACGGCGCGACCGGAGTCGACTACATTTCGCTCGGATGTTTAACCCATTCCGCCCCGGCGCTTGATCTAAGTTTCAATTTGCGATAA
- the nadA gene encoding quinolinate synthase NadA: MNVLEQLKRMDEMPEWYKTMEQSELEARARAVKERFGRRLFIPGHHYQKDEVIQFADATGDSLQLAQLAAKNSEAEYIVFCGVHFMAETADILTSDDQTVILPDLRAGCSMADMADIFQVERAWGALTERFGETIVPLVYVNSTAAIKAFVGRHGGATVTSSNAKKMMAWAFSQKERIFFLPDQHLGRNTAYALGVSLDEMAVWDPHEETLQGADDLDKVKVILWKGHCSVHENFTVQQIEHIRRIKPGINVIVHPECSWEVVQQADYAGSTKYIIETIRNAPPGTQWAVGTEMNLVNRLKHEHPDKEIVSLNPYMCPCLTMNRIDLPHFVWALESLEQGAVVNQITVAKDIAAEAKEALDRMLSLA, encoded by the coding sequence GTGAACGTCCTTGAACAGTTGAAACGGATGGATGAGATGCCGGAATGGTATAAAACAATGGAACAAAGCGAGCTTGAAGCGCGGGCGCGCGCGGTGAAAGAACGGTTCGGACGGCGTCTTTTCATCCCGGGCCATCACTATCAAAAGGATGAAGTCATTCAGTTCGCCGACGCGACTGGCGATTCGCTTCAGCTTGCCCAACTCGCGGCAAAAAACAGCGAGGCGGAATATATTGTGTTTTGCGGTGTCCATTTTATGGCAGAAACCGCCGATATTTTAACGAGCGACGACCAAACGGTCATTTTGCCGGATTTGCGCGCCGGCTGTTCAATGGCCGATATGGCCGATATTTTTCAAGTCGAGCGGGCATGGGGGGCGCTTACTGAGCGGTTTGGCGAGACGATCGTACCGCTTGTGTACGTCAATTCGACCGCGGCGATCAAAGCGTTTGTCGGGCGCCACGGCGGGGCGACCGTCACGTCGTCAAATGCCAAAAAAATGATGGCATGGGCATTTTCACAAAAGGAACGAATTTTCTTTTTGCCGGATCAGCATTTAGGGAGAAATACAGCTTACGCACTTGGCGTCAGCCTTGATGAGATGGCGGTGTGGGACCCGCATGAGGAGACGCTCCAAGGCGCTGACGATCTCGACAAGGTGAAGGTCATTCTTTGGAAAGGGCATTGTTCCGTGCATGAAAACTTCACCGTCCAGCAAATCGAGCATATTCGGCGGATAAAACCGGGGATCAACGTGATCGTCCACCCGGAATGCAGCTGGGAAGTTGTCCAGCAAGCGGACTACGCCGGTTCGACAAAATACATTATTGAAACGATCCGCAATGCTCCACCTGGCACCCAGTGGGCGGTTGGAACGGAAATGAATTTGGTGAACCGGCTGAAGCACGAGCATCCAGACAAAGAGATCGTGTCCCTCAACCCATATATGTGTCCGTGTTTAACGATGAATCGAATTGATTTGCCGCATTTTGTCTGGGCGCTCGAATCGTTGGAACAGGGGGCGGTCGTCAACCAAATCACCGTTGCGAAAGACATTGCCGCAGAGGCAAAAGAGGCGCTCGACCGCATGCTTTCACTTGCCTAG
- the safA gene encoding SafA/ExsA family spore coat assembly protein — protein MKIHIVQKGDTLWNIAQKYGVDFEQLKKINGHLSDPNMIMPGMKIKVPTAGVPIKKEAKAPGSPKNMYVKEHPYAEAKPFVSFHMDTELDTAVAPAPEGGAAVKKTPKSVVKETPKAPEKKAETMPVNEAPKTPVNETPKAVEKEAPKTAPKAVVNEAPNVPVNETPNVPVNETPNVPVNETPNAPINEAPKASMGEAPKAVVSEMPKPVEKKAPKATAKEAPKTPKAEAKEGAKAKSASVPPLVHTIPPVAPPPQLSFAQSLANVPPIPPKPSNILPDVMKEEDNESPTEWKGEPAAESEDAPPLPNIPYVPVAPPTAPIFGTDQGCTPVTPVWPGSGFYVPPLPIMPSSYPPSSAPSAVGKSGESPENGSAPFPGIHESSSESLEPPFSGPGVAAPFVPSTGGVLPPPGAATAVYAPPAAYTSPAGYPPFGYAPAYAPPPYYGGYALPGPYGYAPQSAPPLPWPGVVYPTSPAGYAPPSYPPSSAPPTAGPRLFSEPPDEESGHGEEQ, from the coding sequence GTGAAAATCCATATTGTCCAAAAGGGCGACACCCTTTGGAACATCGCCCAGAAATATGGAGTGGATTTTGAACAACTGAAAAAAATAAATGGGCATTTGAGCGACCCGAATATGATTATGCCTGGAATGAAAATCAAAGTGCCGACAGCAGGGGTGCCGATCAAAAAAGAGGCGAAGGCGCCTGGATCACCCAAAAACATGTATGTGAAAGAGCACCCCTACGCGGAGGCAAAGCCGTTTGTCTCATTCCACATGGATACCGAGCTTGACACCGCTGTCGCCCCTGCTCCGGAGGGCGGGGCAGCAGTAAAGAAAACGCCCAAATCGGTCGTAAAGGAAACGCCGAAAGCGCCGGAGAAAAAGGCGGAGACTATGCCAGTGAATGAAGCGCCGAAAACACCAGTGAACGAAACGCCAAAGGCTGTCGAGAAGGAAGCGCCAAAAACGGCACCAAAAGCAGTGGTGAATGAAGCGCCGAACGTGCCGGTAAACGAAACGCCAAATGTACCGGTAAATGAAACGCCAAATGTACCGGTGAACGAAACGCCGAATGCGCCTATCAATGAAGCACCAAAGGCCTCGATGGGTGAGGCGCCGAAAGCGGTGGTGAGCGAAATGCCCAAGCCTGTCGAGAAAAAAGCGCCAAAAGCAACGGCAAAAGAAGCACCAAAAACGCCGAAAGCGGAGGCAAAAGAAGGGGCAAAAGCGAAAAGCGCCTCTGTGCCGCCGCTTGTGCATACGATTCCGCCGGTGGCCCCGCCTCCTCAGCTTTCGTTCGCTCAATCGCTGGCCAACGTGCCGCCGATTCCACCGAAGCCGAGCAATATTTTGCCTGACGTGATGAAAGAGGAGGACAATGAAAGCCCAACTGAATGGAAAGGGGAACCGGCGGCTGAGAGCGAAGACGCGCCGCCGCTGCCGAACATTCCATACGTTCCTGTCGCCCCGCCGACGGCCCCAATATTTGGCACTGACCAAGGATGCACGCCAGTGACGCCAGTTTGGCCGGGGAGCGGATTTTACGTGCCGCCGCTGCCGATCATGCCGTCGTCCTATCCGCCATCGTCTGCACCGTCGGCCGTTGGGAAAAGCGGTGAAAGTCCGGAAAACGGTTCGGCGCCGTTTCCCGGCATTCACGAAAGCAGCAGTGAATCATTAGAGCCGCCGTTTTCTGGGCCTGGGGTTGCCGCTCCGTTTGTCCCGTCCACAGGGGGCGTTCTCCCACCGCCCGGCGCTGCAACGGCAGTTTATGCGCCGCCTGCGGCGTATACTTCGCCTGCCGGCTATCCGCCTTTTGGATATGCGCCGGCCTATGCGCCGCCCCCGTACTACGGAGGGTACGCCCTGCCGGGTCCATACGGATATGCGCCGCAGTCAGCGCCGCCGCTTCCGTGGCCAGGCGTCGTTTACCCGACAAGTCCAGCGGGATACGCGCCGCCATCCTACCCGCCATCATCCGCTCCGCCGACTGCCGGTCCGCGTTTGTTTAGCGAACCGCCGGATGAGGAGAGCGGGCATGGCGAGGAACAATAA
- a CDS encoding phosphotransferase yields the protein MARNNNQVKRDAAGRLFFLLDRQYGLVIQQVVALKPHVLAIAARQGMFVAKAYRFPVAAARQAWLLAALRKAGFSSAPAPMPIGRGGVVEAGGCYWLLTEYVAGARPLALAAWADAADGLRLLERYHTATANIASSEQEAMGLPRAQLYDKWRRRYEEFCRHLPIVETIMDKEDILFTLRWADYCLSTCREHAPELAAASAAIIHGDVASHNFLRTTTGHMYLIDYDAAALASPGLDYCQYANRLLPYIGWSYSTLARFAPLRRWLETRWFLHALLFPADVFREWRSAAARRRPLVFDRKRRERFVRRLYAMLQ from the coding sequence ATGGCGAGGAACAATAACCAAGTGAAAAGAGACGCCGCCGGCCGTCTCTTTTTTCTTCTTGACCGCCAATATGGGCTTGTTATTCAACAAGTTGTGGCATTGAAACCGCATGTCTTAGCCATTGCCGCCCGCCAAGGAATGTTTGTCGCCAAGGCGTATCGCTTTCCTGTTGCGGCCGCGCGGCAAGCCTGGCTTCTTGCCGCCTTAAGGAAGGCCGGTTTTTCCTCCGCGCCGGCTCCTATGCCGATCGGGCGCGGGGGAGTGGTTGAAGCCGGCGGATGCTATTGGCTGCTGACGGAATATGTAGCCGGAGCGCGTCCGCTCGCGCTTGCTGCTTGGGCTGACGCCGCCGACGGACTTCGTTTGCTTGAACGTTACCATACAGCAACGGCAAACATCGCCAGCAGCGAACAGGAGGCGATGGGGCTGCCGCGTGCGCAGCTGTATGACAAATGGCGGCGTCGCTATGAGGAGTTTTGCCGACATTTGCCTATTGTTGAAACGATCATGGACAAAGAAGACATTTTGTTTACGCTGCGCTGGGCGGATTACTGTCTATCAACATGTCGCGAGCATGCTCCAGAGTTGGCGGCGGCTTCTGCTGCCATCATTCATGGTGATGTCGCCTCCCATAATTTTTTGCGCACCACAACCGGCCATATGTACCTCATCGACTATGATGCGGCCGCTCTTGCCTCGCCCGGGCTTGACTATTGCCAATACGCCAATCGCCTTTTGCCGTATATCGGCTGGTCCTATTCAACACTTGCCCGTTTCGCTCCGCTTCGCCGTTGGTTGGAAACACGCTGGTTTTTGCATGCGCTCTTATTTCCGGCTGATGTGTTTCGCGAATGGCGGTCAGCCGCCGCACGCCGCCGCCCCCTTGTGTTTGACCGCAAGCGGAGAGAACGGTTTGTCCGCCGCCTTTATGCTATGCTACAATGA
- the nadE gene encoding NAD(+) synthase, whose protein sequence is MQEKIDKLVQWLRDQVSSAGLNGAVVGISGGIDSAVVAHLIKRAFPDNSLGLIMPCKSNPKDMEDALKVVKSCGIRHLIIDLTEAHRTLFGAVEAELKAIGEWKEERARLGDANTRARLRMTTLYAVANNYGYLVVGTDNAAEWHTGYFTKYGDGGVDLVPLIHFTKGEVREMGRLLGVPEEIIVKAPSAGLWEGQTDESEMGTTYEMIDKYLKGEDIPERDRKIIEQLHERSHHKRRLAIAPPKF, encoded by the coding sequence ATGCAAGAAAAAATTGACAAGCTCGTGCAATGGTTGCGTGACCAAGTCTCATCAGCCGGGTTGAACGGGGCGGTCGTCGGCATCAGCGGCGGCATCGACTCGGCGGTCGTCGCCCATTTGATTAAGCGCGCCTTTCCGGACAACTCGCTCGGACTCATCATGCCGTGCAAAAGCAATCCGAAAGATATGGAAGACGCGCTGAAAGTGGTGAAGAGTTGCGGCATCCGACATTTGATCATTGATTTGACCGAGGCGCACCGGACGTTGTTTGGCGCAGTCGAGGCCGAGCTGAAAGCCATCGGGGAGTGGAAGGAAGAACGTGCACGGCTTGGCGATGCCAATACAAGGGCGCGCTTGCGCATGACGACATTGTATGCCGTCGCCAACAATTACGGCTATCTCGTCGTCGGTACGGACAACGCCGCCGAGTGGCATACGGGCTACTTTACGAAATACGGAGACGGCGGGGTCGATTTAGTGCCGCTCATTCACTTTACAAAAGGCGAAGTGCGCGAAATGGGCCGCCTGCTCGGCGTTCCGGAAGAAATCATTGTGAAAGCGCCGAGCGCCGGATTATGGGAAGGGCAGACCGATGAAAGCGAAATGGGCACGACGTATGAAATGATCGATAAATATTTAAAAGGGGAAGACATTCCGGAACGCGATCGAAAAATCATCGAACAGCTTCATGAACGTTCGCATCATAAACGGCGCTTGGCGATCGCGCCGCCGAAATTTTAG
- a CDS encoding YhcN/YlaJ family sporulation lipoprotein: MKYAVKWIGVLSAAGLLASCANYGANDEGAQRYNDAARPIGYYSTERGDDFRYGRYGTNALNYDNRYIWARRGPVTDYLTDGGRLGGPAATRFDTDVPALPPDVDFGDSDYNYHGHLHSLNVDPHPSYYRSYDGGLAEKLSRRAAAVSGVDDARAVVYGDQALVAIATDDRHPERLEKRVEQAVAPYADGKRVRVTSNPSMYHRIRTIDNALRRGTPINMEEIRRDLRTIFIGDTIQERPENNR; the protein is encoded by the coding sequence TTGAAATACGCGGTCAAATGGATCGGTGTGCTGTCGGCCGCCGGCTTGCTCGCTTCGTGCGCCAACTACGGGGCGAATGACGAAGGAGCTCAGCGCTACAACGATGCGGCGAGACCGATTGGCTATTACTCGACAGAGCGGGGCGACGATTTCCGCTATGGCCGATACGGGACGAATGCGCTCAATTATGACAACCGTTATATATGGGCGCGCCGCGGTCCGGTCACCGATTATTTGACGGACGGCGGCCGCCTCGGCGGACCGGCGGCGACCCGTTTTGACACCGACGTTCCGGCTCTTCCGCCCGATGTTGATTTCGGCGATAGCGATTACAACTATCACGGGCATTTGCATTCGTTAAACGTCGATCCGCATCCGTCGTACTATCGAAGCTATGACGGTGGTCTAGCGGAAAAACTTTCCCGCCGAGCTGCAGCGGTGAGTGGAGTGGACGATGCCCGCGCGGTTGTGTATGGCGATCAGGCGCTTGTTGCCATTGCGACAGACGACCGCCATCCGGAGCGGCTTGAGAAGCGTGTCGAGCAAGCGGTCGCTCCGTATGCCGACGGCAAGCGGGTGCGCGTCACGTCCAACCCAAGCATGTACCATCGCATCCGCACGATCGACAACGCGCTTCGACGCGGGACTCCGATCAATATGGAAGAAATCCGCCGTGACTTGCGCACCATTTTTATCGGCGACACGATTCAAGAGCGGCCGGAAAACAACCGGTGA